From Vallitalea longa, one genomic window encodes:
- a CDS encoding response regulator produces MFKVIIADDEPMVRMALVSLINWGKIDCKLLYEAVDGNDLLNSIDKYKPDIIISDIKMPGKDGVEISKYIYENKLNIKVILFTAYADFSYAKSAIKYDVVDYVIKTGSVDTIIKAVEKAKELINKENVVDTMASKEKFIKSIINESIYEEEEISRNIKDLKLDIGDYIVINVVFEYDENYYDKSAKDINISLYNFFSMGFDKQKNYLINFNKNTFVIVVYDIDTRSYLNRIKKICHEILDIVTGFMKINLKIGVSKIFNDVMNIKEAYEQANNALSQGFLDEDNKLYFYIIDIKQVDYSLIKENDKLLDALCHQIQKGNADESLNLLEQLFTLEVNNVFSEKQIKSSGLLIENKCSAFLADHDVTLMEVTKNTVEYYSLLINCKFFNKYCILLENIVQATAKYIDSYKRNTDIIIMDCNKYIEKNYFSDISVNDIAKNLNVSNSYLSRLYREKTGNTILNVINTKRIEKAKECLEKTDMRIYEVADAIGIEDPTYFSHFFKRYTKCSPKEYKLKFRKEN; encoded by the coding sequence GTGTTTAAAGTAATTATTGCAGATGATGAACCAATGGTACGTATGGCATTAGTCAGTCTTATAAATTGGGGTAAGATTGATTGTAAATTGCTCTATGAGGCAGTTGATGGGAATGACTTATTGAATAGTATTGATAAGTATAAACCTGACATAATAATATCTGATATAAAGATGCCTGGTAAAGATGGTGTTGAAATATCAAAATACATATATGAGAATAAGCTAAATATAAAAGTTATACTTTTTACTGCTTATGCAGATTTTTCATATGCCAAATCAGCCATTAAATACGATGTAGTGGATTATGTTATAAAAACAGGTTCTGTAGATACAATTATTAAAGCTGTAGAAAAAGCAAAGGAACTTATCAATAAAGAAAATGTAGTCGATACAATGGCTTCAAAAGAAAAATTCATAAAATCAATAATCAATGAATCTATCTATGAGGAAGAAGAGATATCAAGAAACATAAAAGATCTCAAACTTGATATAGGTGATTATATTGTTATTAATGTGGTTTTTGAATATGATGAAAATTATTATGATAAATCTGCTAAAGATATAAATATCAGTCTCTATAATTTTTTTTCAATGGGTTTCGATAAACAAAAAAACTATCTGATCAATTTTAATAAAAACACTTTTGTAATTGTAGTATATGATATTGATACTAGATCATATCTAAATAGGATAAAGAAAATCTGTCACGAAATACTGGATATTGTAACGGGGTTCATGAAAATCAATCTTAAAATCGGTGTAAGCAAAATATTTAATGATGTTATGAATATAAAAGAAGCTTATGAGCAGGCTAATAATGCTTTATCTCAAGGGTTTCTGGATGAAGATAATAAGTTGTATTTCTATATTATAGATATAAAACAAGTTGATTATTCACTAATAAAGGAAAATGATAAATTACTAGATGCGTTATGTCACCAGATTCAAAAGGGTAATGCTGATGAATCATTGAATTTATTAGAACAACTTTTTACATTAGAGGTAAATAACGTTTTTTCTGAAAAACAGATTAAAAGTAGCGGTCTTCTTATTGAAAATAAGTGTAGTGCTTTTTTAGCTGATCATGATGTCACACTTATGGAAGTTACTAAAAATACTGTTGAATATTATAGTCTGCTAATAAACTGTAAATTTTTCAATAAATATTGTATTTTACTAGAGAATATTGTTCAGGCAACAGCTAAATATATAGATTCATATAAAAGGAATACAGATATAATAATTATGGATTGTAATAAATATATTGAAAAAAATTATTTCAGTGATATTTCAGTTAATGATATAGCTAAGAATCTCAATGTCAGCAATAGCTATCTAAGCAGATTATATAGAGAAAAAACAGGAAATACCATATTGAATGTTATTAACACAAAACGTATAGAAAAGGCAAAAGAATGTCTTGAAAAAACAGATATGAGAATATATGAAGTTGCTGATGCGATAGGAATTGAAGATCCAACATATTTTTCTCATTTTTTTAAACGATATACTAAATGTTCACCAAAAGAATATAAATTAAAATTCAGGAAAGAGAATTAG
- a CDS encoding sensor histidine kinase encodes MKKTKNKKTSLRKNIVSFTTTAIIFSVFFCIIIFYISTYNTLSKYIVNDIEFFLKKTTDELGDKMILVEDMLLEIRDNQIISQYLEDISNNKHNSMEYSHIADNLNQCINIYSNQNNNDLQKPFVELVYLFDKKGNFFRDLYYDQIKQDIFQMDYKYQEIYEKFNKNTQDVQFFRDDDHYIIAYTVYSQYMDNIGTAFFSLNISSVTEVMNEMNKYDDTVWCVADKYNNIVASITDFHKYQSYLLGPELTDNNTYIKEINTTPYIMYSNKLSMGISCIGGVPKNIIHKLMIKSIRIPIIVLTIISIILIVVVGLAIYNLTKPLKVVTDKIRNVGEGNFEEKLPDYKSMEFSDISLVFNKMTEKINYLIKDVYQKQILIMEKDFKFLQSQMNPHFMFNVLNTIAFKAQIDGNMEIYKMINSFANLSQATINRKNNDKITIEEELSYVDYYLYLQKSRYGDKLKYNINCIDKDLRTYFIPKLAIQVMVENAVIHGIENKIDYGTVNVNINSDKKDIIIEVIDDGNGFKDQEGIIIPPIEVDSSSRKHNGIGINNTHAIIKYFYGDNYGVEIFTDGNGTKVNIKIPFDRGDKGV; translated from the coding sequence ATGAAAAAAACAAAAAACAAAAAAACCAGTCTGCGAAAGAACATTGTTTCATTTACAACTACTGCAATAATTTTCTCTGTGTTTTTTTGTATAATAATTTTTTATATATCAACCTATAATACTCTTTCGAAATATATAGTTAATGATATAGAGTTCTTTTTGAAAAAGACTACAGATGAATTAGGGGACAAAATGATTTTAGTTGAAGATATGCTCCTTGAAATAAGGGATAATCAAATAATATCACAATATCTTGAAGACATTTCCAATAATAAACATAATAGTATGGAATATTCTCATATTGCTGATAACCTTAATCAATGCATTAACATATATTCTAATCAAAATAATAATGATTTACAGAAACCATTTGTAGAATTAGTATATCTATTTGATAAAAAGGGGAATTTCTTTCGAGATCTGTATTATGACCAGATCAAACAAGATATTTTTCAAATGGATTATAAATATCAAGAAATATATGAAAAATTCAATAAAAATACACAAGATGTTCAGTTTTTTAGAGATGACGATCATTACATAATTGCTTATACTGTTTATTCACAATATATGGATAATATAGGAACAGCTTTTTTCTCATTAAATATAAGTTCAGTAACTGAAGTTATGAATGAAATGAATAAATATGATGATACGGTATGGTGTGTTGCAGATAAGTACAATAATATTGTAGCTTCCATCACTGATTTCCATAAATACCAATCTTATTTATTAGGACCAGAATTAACAGATAATAATACATATATAAAAGAAATCAACACTACACCGTATATTATGTATTCTAACAAACTTAGTATGGGAATCAGCTGTATCGGAGGAGTACCTAAGAATATTATACATAAATTAATGATTAAGTCTATTAGGATTCCTATAATAGTATTAACTATCATATCAATAATATTAATTGTAGTAGTAGGTTTAGCTATATATAACTTGACAAAACCTCTAAAAGTTGTCACAGATAAAATAAGAAATGTTGGAGAAGGTAATTTTGAGGAAAAATTGCCTGATTATAAAAGTATGGAATTCTCTGACATAAGTTTAGTATTCAACAAAATGACGGAAAAAATCAATTATCTGATAAAAGATGTTTACCAGAAGCAAATATTAATAATGGAGAAGGATTTCAAGTTCTTACAGTCTCAGATGAATCCTCATTTTATGTTTAATGTCTTGAATACAATTGCCTTCAAAGCTCAGATAGATGGTAATATGGAAATCTATAAGATGATTAATTCATTTGCAAATCTGTCACAGGCGACAATAAATCGCAAAAACAATGACAAGATTACTATAGAAGAAGAATTATCATATGTTGATTATTATTTATATTTACAGAAAAGCAGATATGGAGATAAATTGAAATATAATATAAATTGCATTGATAAAGATCTACGAACTTATTTTATCCCTAAACTGGCTATTCAGGTTATGGTTGAAAATGCAGTAATACATGGTATAGAAAATAAAATTGATTATGGTACAGTTAATGTAAATATCAATTCAGACAAAAAGGATATTATTATTGAGGTAATTGATGATGGAAATGGGTTTAAAGATCAAGAAGGTATAATAATTCCACCGATTGAAGTTGACAGTTCTAGTAGGAAACATAATGGTATTGGTATCAACAATACACATGCAATTATAAAATATTTTTATGGAGATAATTATGGTGTTGAAATTTTTACTGATGGAAATGGAACTAAGGTAAATATAAAAATACCGTTTGATAGGGGAGATAAAGGTGTTTAA
- a CDS encoding alpha-L-fucosidase → MDNKIIEDRTKRTEWFLNDRFGLFMHWGLYSIHGKGEWFPSDKQVSVDNYKEYFEEFNPVRFDAVKWAKMAKQAGMKYAVLTAKHHDGFCLFDSKYTDFKVTNTPFKRDIVKEYVEAFRQEGLKVGLYYSLLDWHHPDYPAYGDMYHPDRENEKRRDDYHDFDRYLDYMYNQVEELATNYGKIDIMWYDFSYEGHIGDDWRGKELIEMVKKHQPHIILNGRIEGSGESYGSIMTDNPSEYAGDFACPEMIIPPCGLKTDTGKDIPWEACFTLNNNWAYCPNDKMYKSSEQIIRKIVECTSKGGNLLLNLSPTAKGDFPDIQKNILHGIGEWMEINSESIYGCGKSEFSKPEWGRYTQKGNKLYAHILEEPIGALCLSGIKKDRVKKARRLSDGFEMVAMTPWVAKEFSNDLFLNYGEPEWMTFTFEPAVDTVIEIDLLQENVTK, encoded by the coding sequence ATGGATAATAAAATAATAGAAGATAGAACTAAAAGGACAGAATGGTTTCTTAATGATAGATTTGGATTATTCATGCATTGGGGATTGTATTCTATTCATGGAAAAGGTGAATGGTTTCCTAGTGATAAACAAGTATCTGTAGATAATTATAAAGAATACTTTGAAGAATTCAATCCAGTAAGATTTGATGCGGTAAAATGGGCTAAGATGGCTAAACAGGCAGGTATGAAATATGCAGTGTTAACGGCTAAACATCATGATGGATTCTGTCTTTTTGACAGTAAATATACTGATTTCAAGGTGACTAATACTCCTTTTAAGAGAGACATAGTCAAAGAATATGTAGAGGCATTTAGACAAGAAGGATTAAAAGTAGGATTATACTATTCCTTATTAGACTGGCATCATCCTGATTATCCAGCCTATGGTGATATGTATCATCCTGACAGAGAAAATGAAAAACGTAGAGATGATTATCATGATTTTGATAGATATTTGGATTATATGTATAATCAAGTGGAAGAACTTGCGACCAATTATGGAAAGATAGATATCATGTGGTACGATTTTTCCTATGAAGGTCATATAGGTGATGATTGGAGAGGTAAAGAATTAATAGAAATGGTTAAAAAACATCAGCCTCATATTATTTTGAACGGTCGTATTGAAGGGAGTGGAGAGAGTTATGGTTCTATAATGACTGATAATCCTTCTGAATATGCAGGAGATTTCGCTTGTCCTGAAATGATAATACCTCCATGTGGTTTGAAAACTGATACAGGAAAGGATATACCTTGGGAAGCATGTTTTACTCTTAATAACAATTGGGCTTACTGTCCTAATGATAAGATGTATAAATCTTCTGAACAGATAATCAGAAAGATAGTTGAATGTACTAGTAAAGGCGGTAATTTACTGCTTAACCTATCACCAACAGCGAAAGGGGATTTCCCTGATATTCAGAAGAACATATTGCATGGAATAGGTGAGTGGATGGAAATTAATTCAGAAAGCATATATGGATGTGGTAAAAGTGAATTTTCAAAACCTGAATGGGGCAGATATACTCAAAAAGGAAATAAATTGTACGCACATATATTGGAAGAACCCATTGGTGCTCTATGTTTAAGTGGAATAAAAAAAGATAGAGTAAAAAAAGCAAGAAGATTATCGGATGGTTTTGAAATGGTAGCGATGACACCTTGGGTAGCAAAAGAATTTTCTAATGATTTGTTCTTGAATTATGGAGAACCAGAGTGGATGACATTCACTTTTGAACCTGCTGTTGATACAGTTATTGAAATAGATTTATTGCAAGAAAATGTAACAAAATAA